A genome region from Sphingobacteriaceae bacterium GW460-11-11-14-LB5 includes the following:
- a CDS encoding 2-C-methyl-D-erythritol 2,4-cyclodiphosphate synthase has protein sequence MKIRVGFGFDVHQLKDQHPFVVGGVTLDHHKGAFGHSDADVLLHAICDALLGAANLRDIGFHFKNTDDRWKGISSIILLRETVKLLAEKGWQIGNIDAMLCLEAPKINPHIPAMQQNIAEAIGISTDDISIKATTNEQMGFIGREEGVVSYAVCLIEKP, from the coding sequence ATGAAAATTAGAGTAGGTTTCGGATTCGATGTACATCAGTTAAAAGATCAACATCCATTTGTTGTTGGTGGGGTTACATTAGATCATCATAAAGGTGCTTTTGGGCATTCGGATGCTGATGTTTTGCTTCATGCCATTTGCGACGCACTTTTAGGTGCAGCCAATCTTCGTGATATTGGTTTTCACTTTAAAAATACCGATGATCGGTGGAAAGGCATCAGTAGCATCATTTTATTAAGGGAAACGGTTAAATTGCTGGCGGAAAAAGGATGGCAAATTGGCAATATCGATGCTATGCTTTGTTTAGAAGCACCAAAAATTAATCCCCATATTCCTGCCATGCAACAAAATATTGCAGAAGCCATTGGGATATCTACTGACGATATTTCGATAAAAGCAACTACCAATGAGCAAATGGGCTTTATCGGCAGGGAAGAAGGCGTTGTTTCTTATGCGGTCTGCCTGATAGAAAAACCTTAA